A genomic segment from Segniliparus rotundus DSM 44985 encodes:
- a CDS encoding type 1 glutamine amidotransferase — MSPAEPRQEVLRIGLVLPDVMGTYGDSGNATVLEQRATLRGIPAEVVTITLDDPVPDSLDIYTIGGAEDAAQRLATEHLLAHQGLQRAAAKGAPVLAICAALQVLGEWYELAEGTKIAGVGLLDVTTRGRSGARSIGEVVLEPRLAGLSEPITGFENHGGASSLGPACQPLGAVKAGDGNAAGEPVEGAVQGSVVSTYLHGPVLARNPQLADLLLARALGVPMQELAPLDLPSVRLLREERFAAPRRG, encoded by the coding sequence CCGAACCCCGTCAGGAAGTCTTGCGCATCGGGTTGGTCCTGCCCGACGTGATGGGCACATATGGCGATAGCGGCAACGCGACAGTGCTGGAGCAACGGGCGACGTTGCGCGGCATCCCCGCCGAGGTCGTGACCATCACCCTGGACGATCCGGTGCCGGACAGCCTGGACATTTACACGATCGGCGGGGCGGAAGACGCCGCCCAGCGCCTCGCCACCGAGCATTTGCTCGCGCACCAAGGGCTGCAACGCGCCGCCGCCAAAGGGGCGCCGGTGCTGGCCATCTGCGCGGCGCTCCAGGTCCTGGGCGAATGGTACGAGCTGGCGGAGGGCACGAAGATCGCTGGAGTCGGGCTGCTCGACGTCACCACGCGCGGGCGGTCCGGGGCGCGCAGCATCGGTGAAGTGGTGCTCGAACCTCGCCTTGCAGGCCTGTCCGAACCGATCACTGGATTTGAGAACCACGGCGGCGCGAGCTCGCTCGGCCCCGCGTGCCAGCCTCTGGGCGCGGTCAAGGCGGGCGACGGCAACGCCGCGGGCGAGCCGGTCGAGGGCGCAGTCCAAGGATCAGTCGTCTCGACCTACCTGCACGGCCCAGTGCTCGCGCGAAACCCTCAGCTCGCGGACCTGCTCTTGGCCCGCGCGCTGGGCGTCCCGATGCAAGAGCTCGCGCCGCTGGACTTGCCCAGCGTCCGGCTTTTGCGAGAAGAGAGATTCGCCGCCCCCAGGCGGGGGTGA
- a CDS encoding universal stress protein, protein MNDTLATPIVVGVDGSWSANRALMWAADEASRLQLPLLVMHSVDFPASSSSAGVDLDGSLVWSVQADGERLLRQARDKVRERYPDLPVELRLENLSPVAGLAQVSCGARMVVLGSSGKGALRGALVGSNAVGVLHRARCPVAVIRGEEPDSSVPGPVLVGVDGSAASDLAVKLAFDEAAWRGADVLAAHARTEHLAVSAGASACALPMDWDRAGEGEEQMLAEKIGFWQERYPAVKVRKVFSFARPKRWLLELAKGAQLVVVGTRGRGELASTFLGSTSQAMVYHSPCPLLIAREDRKVS, encoded by the coding sequence ATGAACGACACCTTGGCAACCCCCATCGTCGTCGGCGTCGATGGTTCATGGTCGGCGAACCGCGCCCTGATGTGGGCGGCGGACGAGGCTTCACGGCTCCAACTGCCACTGCTGGTCATGCATTCGGTCGATTTCCCCGCCTCCAGCTCCAGCGCTGGCGTGGACCTGGACGGGTCTCTGGTGTGGAGCGTGCAGGCCGACGGCGAGCGGCTTTTGCGACAAGCTCGCGACAAGGTCCGAGAGCGGTACCCAGACCTGCCTGTTGAACTGCGACTGGAAAACTTGAGCCCAGTCGCCGGGCTCGCGCAGGTCTCCTGCGGCGCGCGGATGGTTGTGCTGGGGTCCAGCGGGAAAGGCGCGCTGCGGGGCGCGCTGGTCGGATCGAACGCGGTGGGCGTGCTGCACCGGGCGCGTTGCCCGGTCGCTGTGATACGGGGCGAGGAGCCGGACTCGTCCGTTCCCGGCCCGGTGCTCGTCGGCGTGGACGGCTCCGCGGCCAGCGACCTCGCCGTCAAATTGGCCTTCGACGAGGCCGCGTGGCGCGGGGCCGATGTGCTCGCCGCGCACGCGCGCACCGAGCATCTGGCCGTGTCCGCGGGCGCCTCCGCGTGTGCGTTGCCGATGGATTGGGACAGGGCAGGGGAGGGCGAGGAGCAGATGCTCGCCGAGAAGATCGGCTTCTGGCAGGAGCGGTACCCAGCAGTGAAAGTGCGCAAGGTCTTCTCGTTCGCGCGCCCCAAGCGCTGGCTGCTCGAACTGGCCAAAGGCGCGCAGCTCGTGGTCGTGGGGACCAGAGGCCGGGGCGAGCTCGCGTCCACCTTCCTCGGCTCCACAAGCCAAGCCATGGTGTACCACTCGCCCTGCCCGCTGTTGATCGCGCGGGAAGACCGAAAGGTCTCCTAA
- a CDS encoding cytochrome c oxidase assembly protein gives MLPARIVTAPLTSATALSSWLLDAPTLIVVAALGLGYWRCARGSAVPPARRMSFFAGLALWALTAVSFLGVDADTLFWVRALQFVLLLLVVPFLLALAMPFTALRSALGEAGQARFDQALASGAARLLTHPLCAAASILALPWLVYTTAWYPALLEHAAVDQATRLLVVATGFGYFDSRLQNDPTPKKYPQLITLLLTAAEVIGDGVLGLVLWLGPVLAPAHYAARAWGPSMRLDQVVGAGIIWILGDVVGVPFLFAVLQSLRGEERQVEKQTDTDLDSLETTEPRAASGLWWENDPQLRDRFRR, from the coding sequence ATGCTCCCCGCGCGGATCGTCACCGCACCGCTCACCTCGGCGACGGCGCTCTCGTCATGGCTGTTGGACGCGCCGACGCTGATCGTCGTCGCCGCCCTGGGCTTGGGCTACTGGCGCTGCGCTCGGGGCAGCGCCGTCCCGCCTGCGCGGCGCATGAGTTTCTTCGCCGGACTTGCGCTGTGGGCGCTGACCGCGGTCAGTTTCCTCGGTGTCGACGCGGACACGCTCTTCTGGGTCCGGGCCTTGCAGTTTGTGCTGCTCCTGCTCGTCGTGCCCTTCCTGCTCGCTCTGGCAATGCCGTTCACCGCATTGCGCTCGGCGCTCGGCGAGGCCGGCCAAGCCCGGTTCGACCAGGCGCTCGCCTCTGGGGCGGCGCGGCTGCTCACCCATCCCCTGTGCGCCGCAGCCTCGATCCTCGCCCTTCCGTGGCTGGTCTACACCACCGCCTGGTATCCCGCGTTGCTCGAGCACGCCGCCGTGGACCAGGCGACCCGGCTGCTCGTCGTCGCGACCGGCTTCGGCTACTTTGACAGCAGACTGCAAAACGATCCGACGCCGAAGAAATATCCGCAGCTCATCACATTGCTGCTCACAGCGGCCGAAGTCATCGGGGATGGCGTTCTCGGACTGGTGCTCTGGCTCGGCCCCGTCCTCGCTCCAGCCCATTACGCCGCGCGCGCATGGGGCCCCTCGATGCGGTTGGACCAAGTGGTCGGGGCCGGGATCATCTGGATCCTCGGCGACGTGGTCGGCGTGCCGTTCCTGTTCGCGGTGCTGCAGTCGTTGCGTGGCGAGGAGCGCCAGGTCGAAAAGCAGACCGACACCGACCTCGACAGCCTCGAAACGACCGAGCCGCGCGCCGCTTCTGGCCTGTGGTGGGAGAACGACCCGCAGTTGCGGGATAGGTTCCGGCGTTAG